In Arthrobacter alpinus, a single window of DNA contains:
- a CDS encoding DUF445 domain-containing protein, whose product MAQTLRLDPQGTPVPPTEHPDAEKAAALKRMKNIALGLLVFMAVVFCFAFAFQEHYPWLTYVRAAAEGGMVGALADWFAVTALFKYPMGLKIPHTAIIPNRKDEIGASLGDFVETNFLSEEVVSQKLATTRIAQKVGAWLSKPASAQRVATEGAAALRGAIEVLKDDDVKDVIESMVRKHVLEPPWGPPIGKLAERIFAEGHHHALVDLLVDRSTTWIRTNHSTISGLVSDRSPGWVPQFVDGLVGDKIYTEIYKFARAVQDDPRHEVRLQLDGYLKDLAQELQHDPAMIAKAESIKAQVLGDPEVRELAGRTWETIKSALTDAAEDPNSELRLKFAAAVQDFGTRLVEDTELAEKANQWISNAAAYLVGTYKHEITSLITETVERWDAEETSQKIELQVGKDLQFIRINGTVVGSLAGLAIFTIATLVFG is encoded by the coding sequence ATGGCGCAGACACTTCGGTTAGATCCACAGGGCACCCCGGTGCCTCCCACTGAACATCCCGATGCGGAAAAGGCTGCGGCCCTGAAACGGATGAAAAACATCGCACTGGGCCTGCTGGTGTTCATGGCGGTGGTGTTCTGCTTTGCGTTTGCCTTTCAGGAGCACTACCCGTGGCTGACTTATGTTCGTGCGGCGGCCGAAGGCGGCATGGTTGGCGCGCTGGCTGACTGGTTTGCCGTCACTGCACTGTTCAAGTACCCCATGGGCTTGAAGATCCCCCACACGGCCATCATCCCTAATCGCAAGGATGAGATTGGTGCATCTCTGGGCGATTTCGTGGAAACCAACTTCCTCTCCGAGGAAGTTGTCTCGCAGAAGTTGGCCACCACCCGGATTGCCCAAAAAGTTGGGGCCTGGCTCTCCAAACCAGCCAGCGCCCAACGTGTGGCAACCGAGGGTGCCGCCGCCCTGCGCGGTGCCATTGAGGTGTTAAAGGACGACGACGTCAAGGACGTTATCGAGTCGATGGTGCGTAAACATGTGCTTGAGCCGCCGTGGGGCCCGCCCATTGGCAAGCTGGCCGAGCGAATCTTCGCCGAAGGTCACCATCACGCCTTGGTGGATCTTTTGGTTGACAGGTCCACAACGTGGATCCGGACCAACCACTCAACCATTTCCGGGCTGGTTTCCGACCGCTCCCCTGGTTGGGTTCCGCAATTTGTGGACGGCCTGGTTGGCGACAAGATCTATACCGAAATCTATAAGTTTGCCCGCGCTGTGCAGGACGATCCCCGCCACGAGGTCCGCCTCCAGCTGGATGGCTATCTCAAGGATTTGGCCCAGGAACTGCAGCACGATCCGGCCATGATCGCCAAGGCGGAATCCATCAAGGCCCAGGTTTTGGGTGATCCCGAGGTCCGAGAATTGGCCGGGCGCACTTGGGAAACCATCAAATCAGCCCTGACAGATGCAGCCGAGGACCCAAATTCCGAGCTTCGCCTCAAATTTGCCGCGGCCGTGCAGGACTTCGGCACCCGCCTCGTGGAAGACACCGAACTGGCGGAGAAAGCCAACCAATGGATCTCCAACGCCGCCGCCTACCTGGTGGGCACCTACAAGCACGAGATCACGTCGCTGATCACCGAGACTGTTGAGCGTTGGGATGCAGAGGAAACTTCGCAGAAAATTGAACTGCAGGTGGGTAAGGACCTGCAGTTCATCCGAATCAACGGCACCGTGGTGGGCTCCCTCGCCGGCCTGGCCATCTTCACGATCGCCACGCTGGTGTTCGGCTAG